In Mangrovivirga cuniculi, the following proteins share a genomic window:
- a CDS encoding SusC/RagA family TonB-linked outer membrane protein, giving the protein MLFSVIVILSILPASAQDNVVTGTVTDTDGFGLPGVNIKIEGTTKGTVTDSQGNFSLNASKEDILIISYIGFIPKKVKVGDRNQFNITLEENTTELNEVVVTALGVEKEKKSLGYASQSVQGEELTQARENNVINSLSGKVTGVQINQAGTGPGGTSKVVIRGYASIAGNNNPLYVIDGIPMTNPQGGAGQFGGIDYGDGISNINPDDIESINVLKGASATALYGSRGQNGVIMITTKKGRARKGVGVEINSNFTFENPLILPEFQDRFGRGSNGQLPYNENGELIDNIRSSWGPRTRGQTEVNGFPLVNWAGEEYTYQTYPDNIKDFFQTGTTFTNSIALSAGNDKTQVRLSLSHLKNESIMPNSDLERVNASINVSSKLSDKLRVEGKLNYINQEAFNRPNLTLSPDNPMNSLINMPRSINLDDLRDFRTEDGLPRLYTNGTINTWQNPFWAVNLNTNNDTRDRLIGYLKLEYRFNDWLKAHIRTGTDFYIDYRENRNATNTIYRVTPDKSYFSISDGKVRESNTDFLVTAFKDISNDLNITGSVGGNILVRESRSNATVAQGLNIPNFFVMQNALSTVTSSVSSQREVHSLYATASLSYREYLFVEASARNDWSSALPPDNWSYFYPSISASWIFTDNFSNTNFGPISFGKLRASYAEVGNDLGPGQLDLIYFVNTLSHGGQTFGQLTPQQPPVNLKPERTRSYEGGLELGLFQNKFNVDFTYYYAGTRNQIIRAPVSKASGFSTSLINAGLITNQGIELAIRGTTIQTEDFTHQFYVNFTRNRSKVEELAPNVDVYQLGGTYDQFGVRIQAEPGGEFGDIYADRAFLRDPQTGERIIGSNGLPIPDPAGIRKIGNFQPDFLAGIGNTLNYKGINFSFLFDFRVGGDIFSYSNAIAAANGNALYTQYDRLEWYAGAGGHIAEGVNENGDPNTIEVNPQEYWQFVGGRASSFAEEFLYDGSFIKLREVTLGYSLPKNLLENSFLTGVKFSIVGRNLAILYKNTPGFDPEATFNAGNDQGIEAYAFPSTRSIGFNLNLTL; this is encoded by the coding sequence TTGCTGTTTTCAGTAATTGTAATCCTGTCAATATTACCTGCTTCTGCCCAGGATAATGTCGTCACAGGTACAGTAACCGATACAGATGGCTTTGGTCTTCCCGGAGTAAACATTAAAATCGAAGGAACCACAAAAGGAACAGTAACTGACTCACAAGGCAACTTTTCTCTTAATGCGTCAAAAGAAGACATTTTAATTATCTCCTATATTGGATTTATTCCTAAAAAGGTAAAAGTTGGTGATCGGAATCAATTCAATATCACGTTAGAAGAAAATACTACAGAATTAAATGAGGTAGTGGTCACAGCTTTGGGTGTTGAAAAGGAAAAAAAGTCTTTGGGATATGCTTCTCAATCTGTTCAGGGAGAAGAATTAACCCAGGCTCGTGAAAACAATGTAATCAATTCACTTTCCGGAAAAGTCACCGGAGTACAAATTAACCAGGCTGGCACCGGACCTGGAGGAACTTCAAAAGTAGTTATCCGGGGTTACGCATCAATTGCCGGAAATAACAATCCATTATACGTTATAGATGGGATCCCAATGACCAACCCTCAAGGCGGAGCGGGACAGTTTGGCGGCATAGATTATGGTGATGGAATTTCAAACATCAATCCTGATGATATTGAATCAATCAATGTATTAAAAGGAGCTAGTGCGACTGCTCTTTATGGATCCAGAGGTCAAAATGGTGTTATAATGATCACCACTAAAAAGGGCCGTGCAAGAAAGGGAGTAGGAGTAGAAATTAATTCAAATTTCACATTTGAAAACCCATTAATTTTACCTGAATTCCAGGATCGGTTTGGGAGAGGTTCTAATGGCCAGCTACCATACAATGAAAATGGGGAATTAATCGATAACATTAGAAGCAGCTGGGGCCCTCGAACCAGAGGTCAAACAGAAGTTAATGGATTCCCATTAGTAAATTGGGCAGGTGAGGAATACACTTATCAAACATACCCTGATAATATAAAAGATTTTTTCCAAACTGGAACTACCTTCACTAACTCTATTGCCCTTAGTGCAGGTAATGATAAAACTCAGGTTCGTCTTTCACTTTCTCATTTAAAGAATGAAAGTATAATGCCTAACAGTGACCTGGAAAGGGTAAATGCAAGTATAAACGTAAGTTCAAAACTGTCTGATAAATTAAGAGTTGAAGGAAAACTTAACTATATAAATCAGGAAGCTTTCAACAGACCAAACCTGACCTTGAGTCCTGATAATCCAATGAACAGCTTGATAAATATGCCGCGGTCAATCAATCTTGATGATCTGAGAGATTTCAGAACTGAAGACGGTTTACCGAGATTGTATACAAATGGCACTATTAACACGTGGCAAAACCCTTTCTGGGCTGTTAATTTAAATACCAATAATGATACAAGAGACAGATTAATTGGTTATTTAAAATTAGAATATAGATTTAACGACTGGTTAAAAGCTCATATCAGAACCGGAACAGACTTTTACATTGATTATAGAGAAAACAGGAATGCTACAAATACCATTTATCGGGTAACACCTGATAAAAGTTACTTTTCAATATCAGACGGTAAGGTAAGAGAGTCTAATACTGATTTCCTGGTTACTGCTTTTAAAGACATTAGCAATGATTTAAATATTACGGGTAGTGTAGGAGGTAATATCCTAGTAAGAGAATCCAGGAGTAACGCAACGGTTGCTCAGGGGTTAAATATTCCAAATTTTTTCGTGATGCAAAATGCGCTAAGCACTGTCACTTCGAGTGTTAGCTCACAAAGAGAGGTTCATTCGCTTTATGCGACTGCCTCTCTTTCCTACAGAGAATATCTATTTGTAGAAGCATCAGCACGAAATGACTGGTCATCCGCATTGCCACCAGACAATTGGTCTTATTTTTACCCATCGATATCAGCGAGCTGGATATTTACAGATAATTTTTCTAATACAAACTTTGGACCTATTTCCTTTGGTAAACTCCGGGCTTCTTATGCGGAAGTAGGAAATGATTTAGGCCCTGGTCAGTTAGATCTTATATATTTTGTGAATACACTATCCCACGGAGGCCAAACATTTGGTCAGCTGACACCCCAGCAACCTCCTGTAAATCTTAAACCTGAGCGCACCCGATCATATGAGGGAGGTTTAGAATTAGGGTTATTCCAAAATAAATTTAATGTTGATTTCACTTATTATTATGCTGGCACAAGAAATCAGATTATTCGCGCCCCGGTATCAAAAGCCTCTGGATTTAGTACTTCTCTAATAAATGCTGGCTTAATAACCAACCAGGGAATCGAATTAGCAATCCGGGGTACAACAATTCAGACAGAAGATTTTACACATCAATTTTATGTGAATTTCACACGTAACAGATCAAAAGTTGAAGAATTAGCGCCAAACGTAGATGTTTATCAATTAGGGGGAACTTATGATCAATTTGGTGTAAGAATTCAGGCTGAACCAGGCGGAGAATTTGGAGACATTTATGCTGACAGAGCATTTTTAAGGGATCCACAAACCGGAGAAAGAATTATCGGATCAAACGGTTTACCAATACCAGACCCTGCAGGTATTAGAAAAATCGGAAACTTCCAACCTGATTTCCTTGCTGGAATTGGCAATACCCTTAATTATAAAGGAATTAACTTCAGCTTTCTGTTTGACTTCAGGGTAGGCGGAGACATTTTCTCGTATTCAAACGCAATAGCTGCTGCTAATGGTAACGCTCTATATACTCAATACGATAGATTAGAGTGGTATGCAGGAGCTGGAGGACATATTGCAGAAGGTGTTAATGAAAATGGCGACCCAAATACCATCGAAGTAAACCCTCAGGAATACTGGCAATTTGTCGGAGGAAGAGCTTCTTCTTTCGCCGAAGAATTTCTTTACGATGGTAGTTTCATCAAATTAAGAGAAGTAACTCTTGGGTATAGTCTACCTAAAAATTTACTGGAAAATTCCTTTTTGACAGGTGTTAAATTTTCAATAGTAGGAAGAAATCTTGCCATCCTCTATAAAAACACTCCGGGATTTGATCCGGAAGCAACTTTTAATGCCGGAAATGACCAGGGAATCGAAGCTTACGCATTTCCATCAACAAGAAGTATTGGTTTCAATTTAAATCTCACCCTGTAA
- a CDS encoding SusD/RagB family nutrient-binding outer membrane lipoprotein, whose amino-acid sequence MKKLNYINIILLSLAISVTFSCTDDFEELNKNDNAVTGDRIDVDLLFTRATVYGALRYTEFQRAQHLYTNQYIQYYATSVDYFQTDRYITRNDWLTAYWTEAYVDYGMQTQQVINLTEEDETLSNKTNIARIWKAFLVHRITDLWGDVPYFEAWTGNTTPEYTPQEEIYLDMLNELKEAESLLDPSKDSFDGADLIYGGDVNLWAKFANSLRLRLAMRLSEVAPAVAEEHVSEILAEGNIIASNSESAIMPYGRDFGNFDESVQPMSLIRSFNEYRASNTLVDYLKENNDPRLELFIAPAENTGEYTGLQNGLNPSEINVLNVDDFSRESLIVSSPSAPSVLLSYSEVQFLQAEAALRGWTSGNTQEFYEEGITSSINFWISVYEDLQTRLPQSDVENLPEIDITNAEIEAFLAGAGVSYNPNFALEQIITQKWLSYINQGFEPYAEYRRTGYPVLNEIPNTDGLSETGGTEVPVRLRYPAEEQALNNTNYEEAISRQGPDLPTTHIWWDAD is encoded by the coding sequence ATGAAAAAGCTTAATTATATAAATATTATTCTTTTATCCTTAGCTATCTCCGTAACGTTTTCATGTACGGATGATTTCGAGGAGCTTAACAAAAATGACAACGCTGTCACTGGAGACAGAATTGATGTAGATCTTCTTTTTACACGAGCAACCGTGTATGGAGCTCTTAGATATACCGAGTTTCAACGTGCTCAACATTTATACACAAATCAATACATACAATATTATGCTACATCTGTCGATTATTTTCAGACAGACAGATACATCACAAGAAATGATTGGTTAACTGCATACTGGACTGAAGCATATGTCGATTACGGAATGCAAACACAACAGGTGATCAACCTGACAGAAGAAGATGAAACGCTATCCAATAAAACAAATATTGCCAGAATCTGGAAAGCATTTCTGGTTCACAGAATAACCGACCTGTGGGGAGATGTCCCATATTTTGAAGCATGGACAGGCAACACTACCCCGGAATACACACCCCAGGAAGAAATTTATCTTGATATGTTAAATGAATTAAAGGAAGCAGAATCATTATTAGATCCTTCTAAAGATTCATTTGACGGCGCAGACCTGATCTACGGTGGGGATGTTAATTTATGGGCAAAGTTTGCCAATTCTTTAAGATTAAGATTGGCCATGAGATTATCAGAAGTAGCTCCGGCAGTTGCTGAAGAACACGTCTCGGAAATTCTGGCAGAAGGCAATATAATCGCTTCAAATTCTGAATCAGCTATAATGCCATATGGCCGGGATTTCGGAAACTTTGACGAGAGCGTTCAGCCAATGAGTCTGATAAGAAGCTTTAATGAATACAGGGCCAGCAATACGCTTGTTGATTACCTAAAAGAAAACAATGATCCAAGACTGGAATTATTTATAGCTCCTGCAGAGAATACCGGTGAGTACACAGGATTGCAAAACGGGCTAAATCCATCAGAAATTAACGTACTCAATGTTGACGATTTTTCCAGGGAATCACTAATCGTATCCAGTCCTAGCGCACCTTCTGTACTACTGAGCTATTCAGAGGTACAATTCCTGCAGGCAGAAGCAGCATTGCGAGGCTGGACCTCAGGAAACACTCAGGAATTTTACGAAGAAGGAATTACATCAAGCATCAATTTCTGGATATCAGTTTATGAGGATCTTCAAACAAGACTTCCACAGAGTGATGTAGAAAATTTACCGGAAATAGATATTACAAACGCTGAAATCGAAGCATTTCTTGCTGGTGCAGGCGTGTCGTATAATCCTAATTTTGCTCTTGAACAAATAATCACACAAAAGTGGCTAAGCTATATTAACCAGGGATTTGAACCTTATGCAGAATATAGAAGGACTGGATACCCCGTTTTAAATGAAATTCCTAATACCGATGGCCTTAGTGAGACTGGTGGGACAGAAGTTCCGGTAAGACTTCGCTACCCGGCTGAAGAACAAGCTTTAAATAATACAAATTATGAAGAAGCAATTTCGAGGCAAGGTCCTGATTTACCTACCACACACATCTGGTGGGATGCTGATTAA
- a CDS encoding DUF5018 domain-containing protein, giving the protein MMTKNLFKKPIWYLMVLTAGMLFTFTSCDDDDDPVLNDSNDITSFVFNDLSPAVSATISGTTITAEVPYDADITSLTPTIEVSDAASVSPASGTTIDFTNPVTFTVTAEDGTTQDYTATITVAPIPTSVITPVWERTLASGGLPEWFTANNDRDIAASGDYVYVHNNNDKIRVLDITDGTDVMVRDTVDYIDGKENYASGNLFLLGMDVDSQGKILASNLRVGSADQFPWYVYKWDNKDAEQELLINYPTPEGYRLGENLAVAGDITTDAYVYVPGSGFGTESNEVLKFSISNGEANNTPEMIVLDGITNMGNAPDVQPLSADADANLIVTGTGVGIREYTSTGSLVGQLPESLNDGENAPLFAFALDIHPFELDGRKLIATTATDFTANAADAGWLYIIDYTDGWENITADNVTRYAFTPEGNIDTNFNGTGGVDVIVNGSTATVYAMITNFGVAAFDVTIDQ; this is encoded by the coding sequence ATGATGACAAAAAATCTGTTCAAAAAACCTATTTGGTACCTTATGGTACTAACAGCGGGTATGTTGTTTACCTTCACTTCGTGTGACGACGATGATGACCCGGTATTAAACGATTCGAATGATATTACATCATTTGTATTCAACGATCTTAGTCCGGCAGTTTCTGCTACGATATCTGGCACGACTATTACTGCAGAAGTTCCTTACGATGCGGATATCACTTCATTAACCCCTACAATTGAAGTTTCTGATGCAGCGTCTGTTTCTCCAGCGTCCGGAACAACTATTGATTTTACTAATCCAGTGACATTTACTGTGACCGCTGAAGATGGGACAACTCAGGATTACACAGCTACTATTACTGTCGCTCCAATACCTACTTCTGTAATCACTCCTGTATGGGAAAGAACGCTTGCGTCAGGTGGTTTACCAGAATGGTTTACTGCTAATAATGACAGAGACATCGCTGCATCTGGTGACTACGTATATGTACATAACAATAATGACAAAATTCGCGTGCTGGACATCACTGATGGAACTGATGTCATGGTAAGAGATACAGTAGATTATATCGATGGAAAAGAAAATTATGCTTCAGGCAATCTTTTCTTATTAGGAATGGATGTTGATTCACAAGGAAAAATTTTGGCTTCAAATTTACGAGTTGGTAGCGCAGATCAATTCCCTTGGTATGTATACAAGTGGGACAACAAAGATGCTGAGCAGGAATTATTAATTAATTACCCAACTCCGGAAGGTTATCGTCTGGGTGAAAACCTTGCCGTTGCAGGAGATATCACTACTGATGCGTATGTTTATGTTCCTGGTTCAGGATTCGGAACAGAATCAAACGAAGTTCTAAAATTCTCTATCTCTAACGGTGAAGCTAATAATACTCCTGAAATGATTGTATTGGATGGAATTACTAATATGGGTAATGCTCCTGATGTTCAACCGCTTTCTGCAGACGCTGATGCTAACTTAATCGTTACTGGTACAGGTGTTGGAATCAGAGAGTATACTTCTACCGGATCACTTGTTGGACAACTTCCTGAATCACTAAATGATGGCGAAAATGCTCCATTATTTGCATTTGCTTTAGACATTCATCCATTTGAACTAGATGGTAGAAAGCTAATTGCAACTACAGCTACTGATTTCACTGCTAATGCTGCAGATGCAGGTTGGTTATACATTATTGATTATACTGACGGATGGGAAAACATAACCGCAGATAATGTAACCAGATATGCATTTACACCAGAAGGAAATATTGATACCAACTTTAATGGTACAGGAGGTGTTGATGTTATTGTTAACGGTTCAACAGCTACTGTATATGCAATGATCACCAACTTTGGTGTTGCTGCATTTGATGTAACAATCGATCAATAA
- a CDS encoding DUF5018 domain-containing protein — protein MNISIALRNVLTLCIAGTFLFSCDDEREFNEGPFESKRTDITSFVFEDLEPAIEGNINEMEHLVTATVPFESDLTQLSPTIEISERATISPPSGTPVDFTDTASYFVTAENGDVQEWKVALSLADPEEKPKLVLSSPLWNLSPAGSGVPDFFTVDGERGLAYGNDHLYVTNNNDKILILDPSNGSALGQLDMTGVEGGQPKIADVEVSADGTILACNTVEWTSDEGGAPTTFKIYKWNNETSTPEVWLSYTNTEYRMGDSFSVIGDINGDAVILTAYGRKFLNPTGRGALVFKWTVSNGVLNEEPELITVGGVPSLTKFGSRPHANMLNVDSEFLYVNANDIDFTKATLDGTFVARIPNTGRSLYDGFNSYFEIFEFAEKTVLATVFPRSSVESRLLIIDITEGIENVTTEEVILSQSFMSGEIANVNASGAVTINIVNSNKVEVYCLITNQALAKFELSTELQ, from the coding sequence ATGAATATTTCAATTGCTCTGAGAAATGTTTTAACGCTTTGTATAGCTGGAACTTTTTTATTTTCCTGCGATGATGAACGCGAATTTAACGAAGGTCCTTTTGAAAGTAAACGGACTGACATAACATCATTTGTATTTGAAGATCTTGAACCTGCCATAGAGGGAAACATTAATGAAATGGAACATCTGGTAACAGCAACCGTTCCTTTTGAATCAGATTTAACACAACTCTCCCCAACAATTGAAATATCAGAAAGGGCGACAATATCCCCGCCTAGTGGAACTCCGGTAGATTTCACTGATACAGCCAGCTACTTTGTTACAGCCGAAAATGGTGATGTTCAGGAGTGGAAGGTAGCACTTAGCCTGGCAGACCCTGAAGAAAAACCAAAACTTGTATTAAGCTCTCCATTATGGAATTTATCACCTGCAGGATCAGGTGTACCAGATTTTTTCACTGTAGATGGAGAAAGAGGATTAGCATACGGAAACGACCATCTTTACGTAACTAACAATAATGATAAAATATTAATTCTTGATCCATCAAATGGATCAGCTCTTGGCCAACTGGATATGACAGGAGTCGAAGGGGGACAACCTAAAATTGCTGACGTAGAAGTCAGTGCTGATGGTACAATTTTAGCTTGTAATACCGTTGAATGGACTAGTGATGAAGGAGGAGCCCCAACTACATTCAAAATATATAAATGGAATAATGAAACGTCAACTCCTGAGGTTTGGCTGAGCTATACAAATACTGAATACCGCATGGGTGATTCATTTTCTGTGATTGGTGATATCAATGGTGATGCAGTTATCCTTACAGCATATGGACGAAAATTCCTTAATCCTACTGGTCGAGGAGCTCTTGTATTCAAATGGACTGTTTCGAATGGTGTCCTTAATGAAGAGCCTGAACTCATAACAGTTGGAGGAGTTCCTTCACTTACAAAATTTGGCTCAAGGCCTCATGCTAATATGCTAAATGTCGATAGTGAATTTTTATACGTTAACGCCAACGATATAGACTTTACTAAAGCTACGCTAGATGGAACATTTGTAGCAAGAATTCCAAATACTGGTAGATCCTTGTATGATGGATTCAACAGTTATTTTGAAATATTTGAATTTGCAGAAAAAACAGTATTAGCCACTGTATTTCCTAGAAGTAGTGTAGAAAGTCGTTTACTCATTATAGATATTACTGAAGGTATTGAGAATGTTACAACCGAGGAAGTAATCTTAAGTCAATCTTTTATGAGCGGTGAAATTGCAAATGTAAATGCCAGTGGAGCTGTCACAATTAATATCGTAAACTCAAACAAAGTTGAAGTTTATTGCCTGATTACTAACCAGGCACTAGCCAAATTTGAACTTTCGACAGAATTGCAGTAA
- a CDS encoding glycoside hydrolase family 10 protein, which yields MQKRSIYKLLIISGIMTLIACDTTENSNNSDQQVSDTTITPEVEAVRGVWLTNVASEVLDSKENIKEAVALCDKLGFNTIFVVTWNRAHTIYPSRVLERVTGKKISDRFQGRDPLAEVIEAAKKYDIKVFAWFEFGFASSYDDPTGGPLIKAKPHWASLDKNGMITSKNKFQWMNAFHPEVQDFITDLIVETVENYDIDGIQGDDRLPALPSNGGYSEYTVELYKSEHNGNKPPSNEKDYEWVKWRSNKLNIFLKNLVDELKIKDPELIISMAPSIYPWSEENYLQDWPTWLNMGVVDLIIPQVYRYDFKSYKKEMDNILEKQLGQFDNKGFYPGVLLQVNEFNPDQQFLDSMINYNRKKNVNGEVFFFYEGIKKYKEYFKSKYGEPVDFPEYNKIK from the coding sequence ATGCAAAAAAGATCTATATATAAACTCCTGATAATTTCAGGAATAATGACCCTTATTGCCTGTGATACCACTGAAAATTCTAACAACAGTGATCAGCAGGTATCTGATACTACCATAACACCAGAGGTAGAAGCAGTTCGCGGTGTTTGGTTAACTAATGTGGCCAGTGAAGTTCTCGATTCCAAGGAGAACATTAAAGAGGCAGTGGCACTTTGTGATAAACTAGGGTTTAATACAATCTTTGTGGTTACCTGGAATCGAGCTCATACAATCTATCCAAGTAGAGTGCTGGAAAGAGTTACCGGTAAAAAAATATCGGATCGCTTCCAGGGAAGAGACCCTTTGGCAGAAGTAATTGAGGCGGCAAAGAAATACGATATTAAGGTATTTGCCTGGTTCGAATTTGGTTTTGCTTCTTCTTACGACGATCCTACCGGAGGTCCTTTAATAAAAGCGAAACCACACTGGGCATCCCTGGATAAAAATGGGATGATCACCTCAAAAAATAAATTTCAGTGGATGAACGCTTTTCATCCCGAGGTTCAGGATTTTATTACCGATTTAATAGTTGAAACAGTCGAAAACTATGATATCGATGGAATCCAGGGAGATGACAGACTTCCCGCCCTTCCTTCAAACGGTGGTTATTCGGAATATACAGTCGAACTTTACAAGAGTGAACATAATGGAAATAAGCCACCATCGAATGAGAAAGATTACGAATGGGTCAAATGGAGATCTAACAAACTAAATATATTTTTAAAAAATTTAGTTGACGAATTGAAAATCAAAGATCCCGAGCTAATAATTTCTATGGCTCCAAGCATTTATCCCTGGAGTGAAGAAAATTATTTACAGGATTGGCCCACATGGTTAAATATGGGTGTGGTCGATTTAATTATCCCACAAGTTTACCGCTACGATTTTAAGTCATATAAAAAAGAAATGGATAACATCCTTGAAAAACAACTTGGACAGTTTGACAATAAAGGTTTCTATCCAGGGGTACTTTTACAGGTAAACGAATTTAATCCCGATCAACAGTTTCTGGATAGTATGATTAATTATAACAGGAAAAAAAATGTTAATGGTGAAGTTTTTTTCTTTTATGAGGGCATAAAAAAATATAAGGAATATTTTAAATCCAAATATGGAGAACCAGTTGATTTTCCTGAATACAATAAAATTAAATAA
- a CDS encoding family 10 glycosylhydrolase has protein sequence MKLKFAKQFGLLFMVFSIILVSCSDDDEPALSDEREISYFAFEGLNPISVGNIDNEQSVINLTVPFGTDVTALAPTIEIPENATISPESGLAQDFTNYVIYTVTAQSGAKKLYTVFVNEGVSNDASIASFKFEDLFLSADIDQSTNSISLTVPFGTDLTSLTPTIVTAEGGSTLSPASGTAQDFSSPVDYTVTAPNGSTTETYTVTINELPDEAAVRGVWITNVDSDVLLSQENIQDAVDRLAELNFNTIFMVTWNKAQTTYPSDVMENFTGTRIFSYLEGRDPLREMIDAAHAKGIKVFAWFEYGFAANNGSPGPILDLKPEWAAINSNGEPVVKNGFHWMNSIDPEVQSFMNSLVMEVVNNYPDIDGIQGDDRLPAMPTEGGYDDYTVELYKSQHDGAAPPQDYQDGNWVQWRADILSNYWSNLYDQIKAANPNCIVASSPSPLTFGLREYLQDYGTWVKGGYTDIVSPQLYRRDDQGLGVYRGLLTDQIARVGEENIDKFYPGMLSFLGSYTPNPEYFVQCVMANREAGVKGEVQFFYNAVLAQPDLFRAIYPAPADFPTF, from the coding sequence ATGAAGTTGAAATTCGCAAAACAATTCGGATTGCTATTTATGGTATTTTCTATCATCCTTGTTTCATGTAGTGATGATGATGAACCAGCATTAAGTGATGAAAGAGAAATTTCTTATTTCGCTTTTGAAGGATTAAATCCAATATCGGTTGGAAATATAGATAATGAGCAATCGGTAATTAACCTTACCGTTCCGTTTGGTACTGATGTCACTGCCCTGGCCCCTACCATAGAGATACCGGAAAATGCAACGATCAGTCCTGAATCAGGTCTGGCTCAAGATTTTACAAATTATGTGATTTATACTGTAACTGCTCAAAGTGGAGCAAAGAAGTTATATACGGTATTTGTCAATGAAGGGGTTAGCAATGACGCTTCAATTGCATCATTTAAGTTTGAAGATTTATTTCTTTCAGCAGATATTGACCAGAGTACTAATTCTATATCATTAACAGTTCCTTTTGGCACCGATTTAACTTCGTTAACTCCTACTATTGTTACTGCGGAAGGAGGATCAACTTTATCTCCTGCATCCGGCACAGCACAGGATTTTAGTAGCCCGGTTGATTACACCGTCACAGCTCCGAATGGAAGCACAACTGAAACTTATACAGTTACCATTAATGAATTACCAGATGAAGCCGCTGTTAGAGGCGTTTGGATAACAAATGTAGATAGTGATGTTTTACTATCTCAGGAAAATATTCAGGATGCTGTAGATCGTCTGGCTGAATTAAATTTCAATACAATTTTCATGGTAACATGGAATAAAGCACAAACTACCTATCCTTCTGATGTAATGGAAAATTTCACCGGCACAAGGATTTTTTCTTACTTGGAAGGAAGGGATCCACTAAGAGAAATGATAGATGCAGCGCATGCAAAAGGAATTAAGGTTTTTGCATGGTTTGAATATGGATTTGCTGCTAATAACGGTAGTCCAGGTCCTATTTTAGATCTCAAACCAGAATGGGCTGCAATTAATAGTAATGGTGAACCAGTCGTGAAAAATGGTTTTCACTGGATGAATTCTATTGATCCTGAAGTACAAAGTTTCATGAATTCTTTAGTTATGGAAGTTGTTAACAATTATCCTGACATCGATGGAATTCAAGGTGACGACCGTTTACCAGCCATGCCAACTGAAGGCGGATATGATGACTACACAGTCGAACTGTACAAATCTCAACATGATGGCGCAGCACCACCTCAGGATTATCAGGATGGAAACTGGGTTCAATGGAGAGCTGATATATTAAGTAATTACTGGAGTAATCTATATGATCAAATAAAAGCAGCAAATCCAAATTGTATTGTTGCCAGTTCACCGAGCCCGTTAACTTTTGGATTAAGAGAATATCTGCAAGATTACGGTACTTGGGTAAAAGGTGGTTATACCGATATTGTAAGTCCTCAATTATATCGACGGGATGATCAGGGTCTGGGAGTTTACAGAGGCCTGTTAACTGACCAGATTGCCAGAGTTGGAGAAGAAAATATTGATAAGTTTTACCCTGGCATGCTGAGCTTCCTGGGTAGCTACACTCCAAATCCGGAATACTTTGTACAATGTGTGATGGCTAACCGTGAAGCTGGAGTAAAAGGAGAAGTGCAGTTTTTCTATAATGCGGTTTTAGCTCAGCCAGATCTCTTTAGAGCAATTTATCCTGCACCAGCTGATTTCCCAACTTTCTAA